The DNA sequence CGTTGACCGGTAGACCCCTCCAGTCATTCGGTCGAGCATGTCCCCGATATTGCAAACGAACGAGCCCGGGACCGGCTTCGCATCAACCCAACCTGACCTCGACTTAACCTGCAAGCCCCCGGTTTGGTCCTGCTTGAGAATCGTCAGCAGCCCATAGTCGGTGTGCGCGCCAACTCCCCAGCTCTGCTCTTCGGAGATCGGCGCCGGGTCAGGCGGGTAGTTGAAGATGCGGAATAGAATCAGCGGATCGCTCGTGTAGCGCTTGGCGAAATAACCCTCGTCCAACCCGAGGCTCAGCGCAATGACCTCCATGAGCGTGTGTCCGAGCCCGGTCATCGCGGCCATATACTCGAGAACTGTTTCGCGCAGGAGCGGAATGCTCTTTGGAAAGAGATTGGGCCCGTGCATCGGCATGCCTGACTTCACTAGAGGATTATTCTCATCCATCTCGGCGCCGAAGTACAGACCTTCCTTCAGGTCAGGCTTACCCGAAGTGAGCTCGCCGCCGACGGGGAAATATCCCCGCCATGCTTTGCCCCCTTTCTCCATGCAGATGTCGAGTTTCTCGGCGGGACTCCGAGCGAAAAACGTCCGGCTCAAATTCTCCAACCGCTGCTGAAGGCGTTCATCAACGTTGTGCCCAATGATGTAGAAGAAACCAGACTCGCGGCAAGCCCAGCCAATCTGATCGGCAACCCTGGTGCGCCCAGCGGCGCCGCTCATCGACGCGCCAATATCGCCAATATCTATGATGGGAAGTCTAGAGAAGTCGCCAGCCATCGCTGTTCAAACGTACAGGCCGCAGTCCGCCTTTGTCACGCCCGCGACGCCAGGAGCGCGCACCGATTCCTTGCGCATAAAAGCCGCGTGAAGCGGGTTGACTAGAAGCTACCCTCGTCAGCCGAGGGACCGTAGATCGATGGCACCGGAATATCGTTGAGCCGCAAGTAGACGCCAAGCTGCGCGCGGTGATGGATGTTGTGATTCATGACGAAGCTTCGCAGCGCGGCAATTCGGGGCAGCGCGAAGATCGTCTTCCCGCCTGCAAAGAGCGTCCAGGTCTTGAGCAATTCCTCGTCGCTCGCTTCAGAAAGGGCGGCCCGCGCAGCGGCGACATTGCTGTCGAACTTTGCGAGAAGATCCTCCACCGACTTAGCCGGCTCATTCCTTAGCGGGGGTTCGCCTACCGGCGCTATATCGATTGATTCCCTGTTAATCGTCAGGGCCGCCCAGCTCGGTAGCGTGGCAAGGTGCGTCGCCAGACCTACCATCGAGAACGACTTCTGGTGAGGCTTCCAATCGAACTTGTCTTCGGGAACGCGTTCGAGGGTCTTTCGAGTGTTCGCCATCTCGTGATCGAACTCCGGAAGCAGTGCTTGATTTAATGGCATTAGGTTTCCTCTAAAGTAGAGATTCGACTTCACCGATCTATTGGTGGTCTTAGAGATAATCCCGCCTCAGAATTCATCGTCATCATCCGGCGGTTGAATATCCTGAGCGGCCAACTGCTGCCAGGCTGTCAGTATCTCTGGCTCTACTCCGGCGGCGCGGAGTGCGTCAGCGACAGGCCCGCTCGACTGTTTGAGTTCCGGGAACTGCAAAAGCAACATCGCGATGTCTCGCCTGTCTGTAAATGACTTCGGCTGAGCCCGGCGGCGATAAAAAGAGACGACTTTGCTGGCGATCAATTCAGCCGGCGCCATCACCAGCACTCCGGCCACTCGCTGTGCCGGTGGTAGAGACTCAACGGGCCTGACATCGATGAGATGGCGATTGCCAGATTTTTGAATCTGAAATAGGCGATAGCCGCGGCCTTCACCAATCTCTCTCACGCGTACCGCAATGTGAAATCGTTGACTCAGATGCTCGCGCAACTCGCCGGCCAATTCTTTTGCGCGCGTCGAAAGAAGGTCGATGTCCTGCGTCATCCGCGGTTCAGACACGTATGCGTTGACTGCCTGAGCGCCGAACACAACGCCATCATCACGCCCACGAAGAAACTCCAGCACCGCATTTTGGATATTAGCGAGCGGCAGGGGTTCATTCATCGCAAACTCCCTGAACGTCAAAGTGCCCGCATCGAACATCGTCGGTTCCTCCAACCTAAGCGAACCATTTTGGGAGTCGCAATAAGAAAACTCGCGACTGCGCAGGAGCATTCTATCACAGGGAAACCGGGCACTTCGGGAAACTTGAAAAGGCCGTTCGTTTGACAGCTCGCCCACCAAGCTGCTAGGGTTCATGTGAACTGAGTCCAGCTCGCTCTCTTCTCAGCCTTTCTGGAATCACCCAGACTATCTGAACTAACAGCTCATCGAAAAGGACACGAACATGTCAGCTAAGCTTTTTGTTGGAAATCTCTCTCCGGACACTACGGGTGATGAACTTAAAACCCTCTTCAGCACAGTGGGCGAGGTGGAGTCTTGTCAGTTGATAACAGACCGCGACTCGGGACGTTCGAAGGGATTTGCTTTCATCGAGATGAATTCCCAGGACAACGCTAACACAGCCAAAGAAAAACTGAACGGCCAGGACCTTCACGGGAAGCCGCTCAAAGTGAACGACGCCAAGCCCAGAAACTAGGTCCGGAACTAGGCATTGCTACGGCGATCCAACGAAGGTCTTGTTTTGAAGTCACAGCCAATCGGATACGAACGCAAGCATCTGATTTGGTCGCCTCTGCCCCCTTTTGAAAACTCTCGCTATGAGTCACAAAGGGTAGTCGCCGTAATCGCCGTCCGTCGAGGCCTCTGTTGCTGGACAATCAAGGGAATCTCTCGGGAAAAGTGATCGCCGCCTCTGGCTTAACCCGAGTTTGACATGCGAGGAGGACATCCCCAGTGCTGGTTATTGGAAACAAGGTCATCTATCCGTGTCACGGCCCATGTCTTGTCAGCTCGATCATCAACAAGGTCGTTGGTGAGAGCCCGATGACATTTTATCAACTCGTCGTTCTTGATGATTCTCGAGGAACGTTGCTCGTTCCAGTAGACAAGGCCCAGGCTGTGGGCATCCGGCCGCTGTTGAACAGGCCCGAGATTTCACAGCTTCTGGATCAGCTAAAGAAACCTTCCACGGCATCCACGGATCGCAGGCAGCGCGTCCGGGACAACTCTAAACTGCTCTTATCAGGATCAGCATTTGATCTGGCCGAGATTGTCGAGTCACTGACCGAGATGATTGAAACGAAGCCGTTATCATTTGGCGAGCGCGGTACGCTCGAGCGGGCGAAACGGCTACTGGTGTGCGAGGTATCGGAAGTGATGGGAGAGACAAAGCAAGAGGCCGAGCTACGGATTGACCAGGCTCTCGTCGCGCGAACAAGAACTAAAGCTTACGCTGCTTAACGGCGAGACCGCCGTATTTCCTGGGCGAAGAATTCTCTATACGCCTTTTCACTCACAGCGACATAGAGCTTTAGGTCGGGCTCAGTTGCCTCAAGCAAGTAAAGATAGATGTCGTATTGGCCAAGGGCTTCTTTCAATTCCTGCAGCTTGGAAGCGCCACTAAAGGTCTTTTCAAACTGAGAGACATCGAGCCAACTCAGCGGGCCTTAGTGTTTGGAGCGGCAATCTCGAACATCGAAGATTTCAGCTCGATATCTGGTGGAATGAGTTCCGAAGGCATATCCGGAATCTTTCGCCACTCAGCGACAAAGGATTTGAGTTCATCAATCCTTCCTATCGGGCCTCCGAATGGCAGCATCTTAAACAGGTTGTTACGCTGTGTCTCAGTGACGATTCCCCGTTGAGCACCGTGCATCATCGCTTCAAACCACTTGGTAAATGGATTCAAATGATTCAGCAGAACTAGGTACAATCGCCACGCTGAGCTATGCTGACCGCCCACGTTTGTCCGAAAAATGGCAAAGCCCACTGCGTCGGTATCCTGCAAAGCCACCAAGTTGTAAGGATAGTCTGGAATGCCAATAGGTAGCTGGCGACCTAAGCCCCGAGACCAGTCTAGAGCGAAAACCTCTTCGCTAAGCCAGAGCATGCCATCAATATGACGGTTATGAAAGAGAGGTGCACAAAATTTCCGCGCAACAAAATCGAAATCGGCACTTGTGATGACATTGCCAGTACTGGCCGAAGCTGACGCTTCCAACGACATGTTCTCTACCTCATTACGCACGCTCAATTCCCACAGTTGATTGCGATGGAAGTACGATCTGAACGTGGGCAGTGCTTTGAACTGCTCGAATGATAACAAGACGCGCCGACCTTCAACATAGACCGGGATCAACTCATTTACAGAGCTCCATAGCGAACCGGGCGAATCGATGTCTGATTTATGAAGGAAGTAAACGGCGTCTGCTAGTCGATTCTTGTATTTCCAGCCCTCATTTGATTTTGCTAGATTGGAAGTCTTGAGGTGCTCTGTAAGCAACTCCTCACGGCGAGACACGATCTCAGCTAGCTGACTTGTGTCGTGTTGCTGTTGCAGAGATTTCCGTGAAAGAGTCGGTCCGATTCTTCCTCTATAGTCAACTCGCGCGCTCATTTGGGCTGGGCCGCCCGCATCGCCTGTCACGGCGATTCCGTGCATGCACACAGAATTGTTGGGTACTCGTATGGGTTCCGACAGCGGATGCTTGGACGATCCCCAAGATGCTCTCTGCGCCTCAGCCCAAGACTCTCCCTTTTCATCTGTATACGTCAAAACGTAGATTTCGCCTTCTATACCCGTTCGATTTATTGGGAAGGCCCTTATAGCGAAGCTTGCTCCCTCTTTGGTGACATCAGGCACCTCGCGCACGAAATCATCAGCTCCCTCCGCTCTAAGAGTCGTAACTTTGCCCAAGGCGTCTATGGCTATCGGAAACTCAACACGTCTACACCACATTGAAGCCAAGCTGGTGAGTTGGTTGAGCGCCATAGGCATCCGAAGCTGTACTTCTATTCGAGTTCCGTTAGTCGTGCGCGCGCCCTTTTCGATCAGCAAATAGTTCTTCGGACCTTTCAGAGTGAGGCGTAGGGGACCGTCGTTGCTTCGCGATGTCGGCTTATAGGTTTCGACAATAACGTGGTCACTAACTGCGAAGACTGAAAGAAAACCCAGTCCAAAGCGGCTGGTCGGAACAAAACGAAATTTGCGTCTGAACTCATCAGTCGTATAGAAAGAACGCCCGACTTGCAGAAAATACCGCTCTATCACCTCAAGGTCCATTCCTATCCCACAGTCTTCGACGCTGAGAGAATAGACTTTCTCCAACTTCTCAGATGAGGGATTGACGACATCTTTCAGACTCAATGTAACACTTACGGGATAGTTGATTCTGATGCCCTCTTCAACTTGGGTGGGGTATTCGGGTCGTTCAACTCCAATCTTGTCCAAATCAAGGTACATCTGGCTACGGTTAGCATCTAAGCCATTTTGGATTAACTCACGCACAAAGGCTTCGGGTAAGTCGTAAAGATCATAAATCAATCGCTGAAAGATCGCTTTTTGATCTAGCTCGAAAGTCCATCTACGAAAAATGTAGTTCGCATCGTTTGCCGAGACGATCTTGATTGTCGATTCGCTATCGTCTCCAAGCTTCGCCCTCGGGGGTTTCCAACTGCTGTGTCTAGGCGCGTGAGCCATTAGAGTCGCCGCCTTTTCGATCTCGTTGACTATCCAAGAGCACCAGTCCTGTAACAATCTATGCTCTTCCTGATTTTGGCATTTCGCCCGTATCTCGATTTGATCTGGAGTGACCGCAAATTGACTGATCCTCTGATACTGAGTCCAGTGGGCATAGCTGTCGGCCGGAACTGGAGACGCAGGATTTAGGAGCAGCGGGCACGCCC is a window from the Acidobacteriota bacterium genome containing:
- a CDS encoding 2-oxoglutarate and iron-dependent oxygenase domain-containing protein, with the protein product MAGDFSRLPIIDIGDIGASMSGAAGRTRVADQIGWACRESGFFYIIGHNVDERLQQRLENLSRTFFARSPAEKLDICMEKGGKAWRGYFPVGGELTSGKPDLKEGLYFGAEMDENNPLVKSGMPMHGPNLFPKSIPLLRETVLEYMAAMTGLGHTLMEVIALSLGLDEGYFAKRYTSDPLILFRIFNYPPDPAPISEEQSWGVGAHTDYGLLTILKQDQTGGLQVKSRSGWVDAKPVPGSFVCNIGDMLDRMTGGVYRSTPHRVRSPSRHDRLSFPFFFDPNFNAEVKPIAINVPVDDDSDERWDHASVHDFSGTYGDYLLGKVSRVFPQLRRELL
- a CDS encoding DinB family protein; the encoded protein is MPLNQALLPEFDHEMANTRKTLERVPEDKFDWKPHQKSFSMVGLATHLATLPSWAALTINRESIDIAPVGEPPLRNEPAKSVEDLLAKFDSNVAAARAALSEASDEELLKTWTLFAGGKTIFALPRIAALRSFVMNHNIHHRAQLGVYLRLNDIPVPSIYGPSADEGSF
- a CDS encoding nucleotidyl transferase AbiEii/AbiGii toxin family protein, which produces MNEPLPLANIQNAVLEFLRGRDDGVVFGAQAVNAYVSEPRMTQDIDLLSTRAKELAGELREHLSQRFHIAVRVREIGEGRGYRLFQIQKSGNRHLIDVRPVESLPPAQRVAGVLVMAPAELIASKVVSFYRRRAQPKSFTDRRDIAMLLLQFPELKQSSGPVADALRAAGVEPEILTAWQQLAAQDIQPPDDDDEF
- a CDS encoding RNA-binding protein; the protein is MSAKLFVGNLSPDTTGDELKTLFSTVGEVESCQLITDRDSGRSKGFAFIEMNSQDNANTAKEKLNGQDLHGKPLKVNDAKPRN
- a CDS encoding CarD family transcriptional regulator, translating into MLVIGNKVIYPCHGPCLVSSIINKVVGESPMTFYQLVVLDDSRGTLLVPVDKAQAVGIRPLLNRPEISQLLDQLKKPSTASTDRRQRVRDNSKLLLSGSAFDLAEIVESLTEMIETKPLSFGERGTLERAKRLLVCEVSEVMGETKQEAELRIDQALVARTRTKAYAA
- a CDS encoding element excision factor XisH family protein — protein: MSWLDVSQFEKTFSGASKLQELKEALGQYDIYLYLLEATEPDLKLYVAVSEKAYREFFAQEIRRSRR